From Enhydrobacter sp., the proteins below share one genomic window:
- a CDS encoding response regulator, whose amino-acid sequence MKRRVLVIEDNEQNRYLVTFLLERHGFEVRSEAEGPRGIECARSWNPDLILLDIQLPMMDGYDVARALRAVDTLGNTPIVAVTSYAMAGDREKSLAAGCTGYIEKPINPDTFVAELEDIVGRGGRDG is encoded by the coding sequence ATGAAGCGACGCGTGCTGGTGATCGAGGACAACGAGCAGAACCGCTACCTCGTGACTTTCCTGCTCGAGCGGCACGGCTTCGAGGTGAGGTCGGAGGCCGAAGGGCCACGGGGCATCGAGTGCGCCCGCTCCTGGAATCCCGACCTCATCCTGCTCGACATCCAGTTGCCCATGATGGACGGCTACGACGTCGCGCGTGCGCTGCGGGCCGTCGATACCCTGGGCAACACGCCGATCGTTGCCGTGACGTCCTACGCCATGGCCGGCGACCGGGAAAAGTCGCTCGCCGCCGGCTGCACGGGTTACATCGAGAAGCCCATCAATCCCGATACCTTCGTCGCCGAGCTGGAGGACATCGTCGGGCGGGGCGGTCGCGATGGCTAG
- a CDS encoding CBS domain-containing protein, with protein MRARDVMSKGVMSVASDASVHEAAALLVKTRVSAMPVVDSAGTMVGLVSEADLVRAFDSGSDGGLLRGFTGDGDAAGPTLALKNRKVTDVMTRDVAFVDADATLADIARLMLQRGVKRLPVVDEGAVVGIVSRTNLLEAAVSGDRAAWVGPRSGGWRR; from the coding sequence GTGCGGGCCAGGGATGTGATGTCCAAAGGGGTGATGTCGGTTGCCAGCGACGCCAGCGTTCACGAGGCGGCCGCGCTGCTGGTGAAGACCCGGGTCAGCGCCATGCCCGTGGTCGATTCGGCCGGAACCATGGTCGGGCTGGTCAGCGAGGCCGATCTCGTGCGGGCGTTCGATTCGGGATCGGACGGCGGATTGCTGCGCGGGTTCACCGGCGACGGCGACGCGGCGGGTCCCACCCTGGCCCTGAAGAATCGCAAGGTCACCGACGTCATGACGCGGGACGTCGCGTTCGTCGACGCCGATGCGACCCTGGCCGACATCGCCCGGCTGATGCTGCAGCGGGGCGTCAAGCGCCTGCCGGTCGTCGACGAGGGCGCCGTCGTCGGCATCGTCAGCCGCACCAACCTCCTGGAGGCCGCCGTCTCCGGCGACCGCGCCGCCTGGGTCGGGCCGCGCAGCGGCGGCTGGCGCCGCTGA
- a CDS encoding FAD-binding oxidoreductase, with protein sequence MNDLLTTDFRNAPYWWDAAPLEDRSTGAPAPSYDAVVVGAGYTGLRAALTLARAGRSVAVFDKEAPGFGASRRNAGFLGRTLKKAYIDLKAARGQAHATAIYRDLSLAYESTLAFIEEEDIACHAVRCGRLVAATSPAHYAVLERELAGMQADLGLPYRMLPRARLREEMATDLYDGGAVIPDLGSLHPGLYHRGLMARALAAGVAIFGPCEVTAVERSGRGERFRVTTAAGETRARDVVIATNGYTPKGLPWHARRVIPFVGYMAATEPLPPALLERQLPHRRTVIDSNLDIDFFRPAPDSPRLLFGGATANGLTDPVAIAALLHGRLRRALPDLADVKLSHVWTGQCAGTFDMMPHIGCHDGLWHGMGYNYAGVPMGSFFGLKIAQKILGLPEGATAFETAAFPTVPFYRGDPWFLPLAMRWFAWKDARLARRRPPP encoded by the coding sequence ATGAATGACCTGCTGACCACCGACTTCCGGAACGCGCCCTACTGGTGGGACGCCGCACCGCTGGAGGATCGTTCGACCGGCGCGCCGGCGCCGTCCTACGACGCGGTCGTCGTCGGCGCGGGCTACACCGGCCTGCGGGCCGCCCTGACCCTGGCGCGGGCCGGACGCAGTGTCGCGGTGTTCGACAAGGAGGCGCCGGGCTTCGGCGCGTCGCGCCGCAATGCGGGCTTCCTCGGCCGCACGCTGAAGAAGGCCTACATCGACCTGAAGGCCGCCCGGGGCCAGGCCCATGCCACGGCAATCTATCGCGACCTGTCGCTCGCCTATGAAAGCACGCTCGCCTTCATCGAGGAGGAGGACATCGCGTGCCACGCCGTGCGCTGCGGCCGCCTGGTCGCGGCGACGTCGCCTGCCCATTACGCCGTGCTGGAGCGCGAGCTGGCCGGCATGCAGGCCGATCTCGGACTGCCCTACCGGATGCTGCCGCGCGCCCGCCTGCGGGAGGAGATGGCGACCGATCTCTACGACGGCGGCGCCGTCATCCCCGATCTCGGATCGCTGCATCCGGGGCTCTATCACCGCGGCCTGATGGCGCGCGCGCTGGCCGCCGGCGTGGCGATCTTCGGTCCGTGCGAGGTGACGGCGGTCGAGCGGAGCGGCCGGGGCGAACGCTTCCGCGTCACCACGGCCGCCGGCGAGACGCGCGCACGGGACGTGGTGATCGCCACCAACGGCTACACGCCAAAGGGCCTGCCGTGGCACGCGCGGCGCGTGATTCCCTTCGTCGGCTACATGGCGGCGACCGAGCCGTTGCCGCCGGCGCTGCTCGAGAGGCAACTGCCGCATCGGCGCACGGTGATCGATTCCAACCTCGACATCGACTTCTTCCGGCCGGCGCCCGATTCGCCGCGCCTGCTGTTCGGCGGCGCCACGGCCAACGGGCTCACCGATCCCGTCGCCATCGCCGCGCTGCTGCACGGACGCCTCCGGCGCGCGCTGCCGGATCTCGCCGACGTCAAGCTCAGCCACGTCTGGACCGGCCAATGCGCCGGCACGTTCGACATGATGCCGCATATCGGATGCCACGACGGCCTGTGGCACGGCATGGGCTACAACTACGCCGGCGTTCCCATGGGATCGTTCTTCGGGCTGAAGATCGCCCAGAAGATCCTCGGCCTGCCGGAGGGCGCCACCGCCTTCGAGACGGCCGCCTTCCCGACCGTGCCGTTCTATCGCGGCGATCCGTGGTTCCTGCCGCTGGCGATGCGCTGGTTCGCCTGGAAGGACGCGCGGCTGGCGCGCCGCCGACCGCCCCCTTGA
- a CDS encoding alpha/beta fold hydrolase has protein sequence MKRILTFLVLLTGMAVAAAAWVGLPYLEHRWTYHVLREAADGPWARPAGAEKVSFRTAGDVRLRGWFFKAAAPRNGVTVLVLAGNFGHLPSYVPHSQFLQRRGFDLLLFNYRGFGMSDGETESEATLTRDAEAAMRYLAHRGIDPSSVAIVGVSLGAPVAATLAARTPCRAVALVSTVASAKDKALLDRPWLPAFVLDHLTSPFDAAGAIDRARCPVLVVHGSDDESVPLDQAVQVFDAAHAPKRLVVVPTAEHNLLNVPPEDYLDAMASFFLKRR, from the coding sequence GTGAAACGCATCCTCACGTTCCTGGTGCTCCTGACCGGGATGGCGGTTGCCGCCGCGGCGTGGGTCGGCCTGCCGTACCTGGAACATCGCTGGACCTATCACGTGCTGAGGGAGGCCGCCGACGGTCCGTGGGCCCGGCCGGCCGGCGCGGAGAAGGTGTCGTTCCGGACGGCGGGCGACGTGCGGCTGCGCGGCTGGTTCTTCAAGGCGGCCGCCCCGCGCAACGGCGTCACCGTGCTGGTGCTGGCCGGCAATTTCGGGCACCTGCCGTCCTATGTGCCGCACAGCCAGTTCCTGCAGCGGCGCGGCTTCGACCTCCTGCTGTTCAACTACCGCGGCTTCGGCATGAGCGACGGCGAGACGGAGAGCGAGGCGACGCTGACGCGCGACGCCGAGGCCGCGATGCGCTACCTGGCCCATCGCGGCATCGACCCGAGCTCGGTCGCCATCGTCGGCGTCTCGCTGGGCGCGCCGGTGGCGGCGACGCTCGCCGCGCGGACGCCCTGCCGCGCCGTCGCGCTGGTCAGCACCGTCGCCTCGGCCAAGGACAAGGCGCTGCTCGACAGGCCGTGGCTGCCGGCGTTCGTTCTCGACCATCTGACCAGCCCGTTCGACGCCGCGGGCGCGATCGACCGGGCGCGCTGTCCGGTGCTGGTGGTTCACGGTTCCGACGACGAATCGGTTCCGCTCGACCAGGCCGTCCAGGTGTTCGACGCAGCCCATGCGCCAAAGCGCCTCGTCGTGGTGCCGACGGCGGAGCACAACCTGCTGAACGTCCCGCCGGAGGACTATCTCGACGCCATGGCGTCGTTCTTCCTCAAGCGGCGGTGA
- a CDS encoding PAS domain S-box protein, translating to MRRGVVVRPPARKQASAGGEQRPAGRRAATDGGQAARRLAAIQGATPDALIGLDLEGFVTAWEGAAASMFGYGPHEIVGAPVHRLVPPARRADGILAHIREGAAMPPLDSIWRARDGTPVDVTVALSPLRDDARRAVGVVAVVRDVGPVRRQERAFARLSRLYRSLSRINRAIVRLTDRETLFDEVCRALVEAGGFASAWIGWNDARTSRLEPVARAGSALDFIDSVEVYTDHRPEGLGPAGRAFRSGQPYVCNDALADPATLAWRPQIERSGIMAWAAIPVRMEGIPVGVLIVYAREAGYFTDEELALLVEVAGDISFALDAQKRAKDGRDAAETVRAEQQFSESMIDAMPGVAYCYDQSGRFRRWNGNFEKVTGYSRDEIARMHPLEFFEERDRPLLRARISEVFDSGDAFVEAPFRAKDGTIRPYFFTGRRVVLHGSSCLVGVGIDISERLSAEQAMRLSEARYRTLFEYAPDGILIADMESRYLDANVSMCRMLGYSREELVGLDAVAIVAPADVDRIAPTLDDLGAGKDHRREWTFRRKDGSTFPAEVIATRAPDGHVLAMVRDITERRAAERTLRDLNQTLERKVEERTMELASALVRAENADRLKSAFLATMSHELRTPLNSIIGFTGILLQNLAGPLNAEQEKQLGMVRGSARHLLALINDVLDISKIEAGQFQVRRERLDLPGLIDRAAGSVRPHAERKGLALDVVVASEVGEMVGDARRVEQILLNLLSNAIKFTDRGGVSLSATLVPAYRAAPDAVPVAAVRVAIADSGIGIKAEDMDQLFAPFRQLDSGLARQHEGTGLGLSICRRLAAIMGGEIVALSEWQRGSTFILTLPVGES from the coding sequence ATGCGGCGCGGTGTCGTCGTGCGGCCGCCGGCGCGTAAGCAAGCCTCGGCCGGTGGCGAGCAGCGTCCGGCCGGGCGCCGCGCGGCGACGGACGGTGGACAGGCGGCACGCCGGCTCGCCGCCATCCAGGGCGCAACACCGGACGCGCTGATCGGCTTGGACCTCGAAGGTTTCGTCACCGCATGGGAAGGCGCGGCGGCTTCGATGTTCGGCTACGGCCCACATGAGATCGTGGGCGCCCCCGTTCACCGGCTCGTGCCGCCGGCGCGGCGGGCGGACGGCATTCTTGCGCACATCCGTGAAGGTGCCGCGATGCCGCCTTTGGACTCGATCTGGCGGGCGCGCGACGGAACGCCTGTCGATGTCACTGTCGCGCTGTCGCCGCTTCGCGACGACGCGCGGCGAGCCGTCGGCGTGGTCGCCGTGGTGCGCGATGTTGGTCCGGTCCGGCGACAGGAACGTGCCTTCGCTCGCCTGTCGAGACTCTATCGGTCGCTCAGCCGGATCAATCGGGCAATCGTTCGATTGACGGATCGCGAGACGCTGTTCGACGAGGTTTGCCGTGCCCTGGTCGAAGCGGGCGGTTTCGCCTCGGCCTGGATCGGATGGAACGATGCCCGGACCAGCCGGCTCGAACCGGTGGCGCGAGCCGGCTCGGCGCTCGACTTCATCGACAGTGTCGAGGTCTACACCGACCATCGTCCGGAGGGTTTGGGGCCGGCGGGTCGGGCGTTCCGTTCGGGCCAACCATATGTCTGCAATGACGCGCTGGCCGATCCCGCCACGCTCGCCTGGCGACCGCAGATAGAACGGTCGGGCATCATGGCCTGGGCGGCGATACCCGTGCGCATGGAAGGAATCCCTGTCGGGGTGCTCATCGTCTACGCCCGCGAGGCCGGCTACTTCACCGACGAGGAGCTTGCTCTGCTGGTGGAGGTCGCCGGCGACATCTCCTTCGCGCTCGACGCTCAGAAGCGCGCGAAGGACGGGCGAGACGCCGCGGAGACGGTACGAGCCGAACAGCAATTCTCCGAGTCGATGATCGATGCCATGCCGGGAGTCGCCTACTGCTACGATCAGTCCGGTCGCTTCCGGCGGTGGAACGGCAACTTCGAGAAGGTGACCGGCTACTCGCGCGACGAGATCGCTCGCATGCATCCGCTCGAGTTCTTCGAGGAGCGCGACCGTCCCCTGCTGCGTGCCCGCATTTCCGAGGTCTTCGACAGCGGCGACGCGTTCGTCGAGGCTCCCTTTCGGGCGAAGGACGGTACCATCCGGCCCTATTTCTTCACCGGCCGCCGTGTCGTCCTGCACGGTTCGTCGTGCCTGGTCGGCGTCGGCATCGATATTTCGGAGCGGCTGAGCGCCGAACAGGCCATGCGGCTGAGCGAGGCACGCTATCGCACGCTCTTCGAATATGCGCCCGACGGCATACTGATCGCCGACATGGAATCCCGTTACCTCGACGCCAATGTCAGCATGTGCCGCATGCTCGGCTACAGCCGCGAGGAACTGGTCGGGCTCGACGCTGTTGCCATCGTTGCGCCAGCCGATGTCGATCGCATTGCGCCCACGCTCGACGATCTCGGGGCGGGCAAGGATCATCGCCGTGAGTGGACATTCAGACGAAAGGACGGCTCGACGTTTCCCGCGGAGGTGATTGCCACCAGAGCACCCGACGGGCATGTGTTGGCCATGGTCCGCGACATCACGGAGCGTCGCGCGGCCGAGCGTACACTGAGGGATCTCAACCAGACGCTGGAGCGCAAGGTCGAAGAGCGCACGATGGAACTTGCCTCGGCTCTGGTGCGGGCCGAGAACGCCGACCGCCTCAAGTCGGCTTTCCTTGCAACGATGTCGCACGAGCTCAGGACCCCGCTCAATTCCATCATAGGATTCACCGGCATCCTGCTCCAGAATCTGGCCGGCCCACTCAATGCCGAGCAGGAGAAGCAGCTCGGCATGGTTCGCGGCAGTGCGCGACACCTTCTCGCTCTCATCAACGACGTGCTCGACATCTCCAAGATCGAGGCCGGACAATTCCAGGTCCGCCGCGAGCGGTTGGACTTGCCGGGATTGATAGACCGCGCGGCCGGCTCCGTTCGTCCTCATGCCGAACGGAAGGGCCTCGCGCTTGACGTCGTCGTGGCGAGTGAAGTCGGCGAGATGGTGGGCGACGCGCGCCGTGTCGAGCAGATCCTGCTCAATCTCCTGAGCAACGCCATCAAGTTCACCGATCGCGGCGGAGTTTCGCTCTCCGCCACGCTCGTCCCGGCCTACCGAGCCGCACCCGATGCCGTGCCTGTGGCGGCGGTGCGTGTCGCGATCGCCGATTCGGGCATCGGCATCAAGGCCGAAGACATGGACCAGCTTTTCGCGCCTTTCCGCCAGCTCGACAGCGGACTGGCGCGTCAGCACGAAGGAACCGGCCTCGGCCTGTCGATCTGCAGGCGCCTCGCCGCCATCATGGGCGGCGAGATCGTCGCTCTCAGCGAGTGGCAACGGGGCAGTACGTTCATACTTACCCTGCCGGTCGGGGAGTCGTGA
- a CDS encoding response regulator, with the protein MARVLVVDDKEENRYYLQTLLKGHGFEVDVARHGAEALVKARQAPPALAISDLLMPVMDGYTLLRHWRSDAVLRPIPFIVYTATYTEPQDEQLALDLGADAFVLKPAEPERILAEIEVVRARLAAPAVLPAAPSGDELETLKLYSQTLIRKLEEKSLQLEEANRALQRDLDERKAVESALRQSEAEFRILADALPQMVWIASPRGHTVYVNRHWNDYTGLAEPDERDGWAAPLHADDRETVLATWRDALRAGTPWSAEARLKRADDAWRWWLIRAVPERDEKGGTIKWVGTCTDIEDLRHTQQQLRQSQRLELVGQLTGGIAHDFNNILNVILANAESLAEADDLPVEIVERVDRIAHSVRRASELVRSLLAFSRKQPLKPRAVDVNELVARTGKLLRRSLGEHVELSEDLDDGLWTVSIDRAQLEAALLNLCVNARDAMPDGGRLSIRTFNTAVAATRHPDAVAGDHVVLEVRDSGSGMAPDVLARVFEPFFTTKPEGKGTGLGLSMVYGFVRQSRGHVEIDSELGRGTAVRLFLPRAEGAPDQAESLPRAPVVQRRHRVLLVEDDPQVRAAVLLQLQGLGCDVTEANGGAAGIVAMESAERPYDVLLTDVVMPGTIDGRALAEEVGRRWPHTRIVFMSGYPRDAIAADGRLLPGVLLINKPFRKADLAQILDRALEKPADN; encoded by the coding sequence ATGGCTAGGGTTCTCGTCGTCGATGACAAGGAGGAGAACCGCTACTACCTGCAGACTCTCCTCAAGGGCCACGGCTTCGAGGTCGATGTTGCACGGCATGGCGCCGAGGCGCTGGTCAAGGCGCGTCAGGCGCCGCCGGCGCTAGCGATCAGCGACCTGCTGATGCCGGTGATGGACGGTTACACGTTGCTGCGACACTGGAGGAGCGACGCCGTCCTGCGGCCGATCCCCTTCATCGTCTACACCGCGACCTACACCGAACCGCAGGACGAGCAGCTGGCGCTCGATCTCGGGGCCGATGCCTTCGTTCTCAAGCCGGCGGAACCCGAGCGGATTCTGGCCGAGATCGAGGTCGTGCGGGCCCGACTCGCCGCCCCGGCGGTGCTGCCGGCCGCGCCGTCGGGCGATGAGCTCGAGACGTTGAAACTCTACAGTCAGACTCTGATCCGCAAGCTCGAGGAGAAGTCCTTGCAGCTCGAAGAGGCCAACCGTGCATTGCAGCGCGACCTCGACGAGCGCAAGGCCGTCGAAAGTGCGTTGCGCCAAAGCGAAGCCGAGTTTCGAATCCTGGCCGACGCGCTGCCGCAGATGGTCTGGATCGCGTCACCGCGGGGGCACACCGTCTACGTGAACCGGCACTGGAACGACTATACCGGCCTCGCGGAACCTGACGAGCGCGACGGTTGGGCCGCGCCCCTTCATGCCGACGACAGGGAGACGGTCCTGGCGACCTGGCGGGACGCGCTGCGCGCCGGCACGCCATGGTCCGCCGAAGCACGCTTGAAGCGCGCCGACGACGCCTGGCGATGGTGGCTGATCCGAGCCGTGCCGGAACGCGACGAAAAAGGCGGGACGATCAAATGGGTCGGCACCTGTACCGATATCGAGGATCTGCGCCACACCCAGCAGCAGCTCCGCCAGTCGCAACGCCTCGAACTGGTCGGTCAGTTGACTGGTGGCATTGCTCATGACTTCAACAACATCCTCAACGTCATCCTGGCGAACGCCGAGTCGCTGGCGGAAGCCGACGACCTGCCGGTGGAAATCGTCGAGCGTGTCGATCGGATCGCCCACTCGGTGCGTCGCGCCTCGGAGCTGGTCCGGTCCCTCCTCGCCTTCTCGCGCAAGCAGCCTCTCAAGCCGCGTGCCGTGGACGTCAACGAACTGGTCGCCCGAACGGGCAAGCTGCTGCGCCGCTCGCTGGGCGAGCACGTGGAGCTGTCCGAAGATCTCGACGATGGCCTGTGGACGGTGAGCATCGACCGCGCCCAGCTCGAGGCAGCCCTGCTCAATCTCTGCGTGAACGCGCGCGATGCCATGCCTGACGGCGGCCGACTCTCGATTCGAACCTTCAATACCGCCGTGGCGGCCACCCGCCATCCGGATGCGGTCGCGGGCGACCATGTCGTGCTGGAAGTGCGCGATAGCGGCAGCGGCATGGCGCCGGATGTACTGGCGCGCGTCTTCGAGCCGTTCTTCACCACCAAGCCGGAGGGCAAGGGAACGGGCCTCGGCCTCAGCATGGTGTACGGCTTCGTTCGTCAATCCAGGGGGCACGTCGAGATCGACAGCGAACTCGGGCGCGGCACCGCCGTTCGACTCTTTCTGCCGCGTGCGGAGGGCGCGCCGGATCAGGCCGAATCGCTTCCGCGCGCACCGGTGGTGCAACGCCGCCATCGAGTCCTGCTTGTCGAGGATGATCCGCAGGTTCGTGCTGCCGTTCTGCTGCAGCTGCAAGGCCTTGGCTGTGACGTGACCGAAGCGAACGGAGGGGCCGCCGGAATCGTGGCCATGGAAAGTGCCGAGAGACCGTACGACGTTCTGCTGACCGACGTGGTCATGCCCGGCACGATCGATGGACGTGCTCTTGCCGAGGAGGTGGGCCGGCGCTGGCCGCACACGCGCATCGTCTTCATGTCGGGATACCCGAGAGACGCCATTGCAGCCGACGGCCGCCTGCTGCCCGGCGTGCTGCTGATCAACAAGCCGTTCCGGAAGGCCGACCTGGCGCAGATCCTCGACCGCGCTCTCGAAAAGCCGGCCGACAACTGA
- a CDS encoding response regulator: protein MSLRSRLLILVALAILGPAILVGVRFVQERAKEIDSTLENMAIAVRIVAEDLEDKIQGTAQLHYGLARASDLETRDRDVCSAFLSSVREAHPQYTGILTIDPDGNLFCDSLRTGRSLDLRDRRYFREAIAADGGVTLQPAFGRLTGMAVLQIAHPARVPSGELKFVLLASLDLSKFVANHHRRLPGVEILLLDRDGTVLVWTRGTHETVHGGDTIRDTALYRFASESPTARVGAVAEAGGRIDYWAVAGPGKVDTGLFVLLGVPRAEILAPADRRLWQDIVVLVAVSVAAFAAAWLIAELGVRREVVRMSTMASRLGKGDLSARIPLPHPKGELGALMAVMNGTAESLQRQRESIEELDRKLHQAQKMEAIGQLTGGVAHDFNNLLTVILGNAEALADRLDDRAELRRLAEMTASAAERGAELTRRLLAFARRQALEPRSIDLNRLVGSMDGLLRRTLSEEIDLEIVRGGGLWIVETDPGQMEVALLNLAINARDAMPGGGRLTIETANVSLDDAYARVNEDVVAGQHVMVSVSDTGTGMAPEVLARVFEPFFTTKEVGKGSGLGLSMVYGFVKQSGGHVKVYSEVGQGTTIKIYLPRAAADSEAPPLSPQRNEKGGNEHVLVVEDDALVREHATSLLRDLGYRVTAVEAGQPALEALRGHADIALLFTDIVMPGGMNGRELADAARRLRPGLAVLFTSGYTENAIVHHGRVDTGAELLGKPYRRHELAGKVRKVLDAGYAARGGAR from the coding sequence ATGAGCCTTCGCAGTCGTCTTCTGATTCTGGTCGCGCTGGCGATCCTGGGACCGGCCATCCTGGTCGGTGTTCGCTTCGTTCAGGAGCGTGCGAAGGAGATCGATTCCACCCTCGAGAACATGGCGATCGCGGTCAGGATCGTCGCCGAGGACCTCGAGGACAAGATCCAGGGCACCGCCCAGCTCCACTACGGCCTCGCCCGGGCCTCCGATCTCGAGACACGGGATCGCGACGTCTGTTCGGCCTTCCTCTCTTCGGTGCGCGAGGCGCATCCGCAATATACCGGCATTCTCACCATCGATCCCGATGGCAACCTGTTCTGCGACTCCCTGCGCACCGGCCGATCGCTCGACCTCAGGGATCGGCGCTATTTCCGCGAGGCCATTGCCGCGGATGGCGGGGTGACGCTTCAGCCTGCCTTCGGTCGCCTCACGGGCATGGCGGTACTGCAGATCGCCCACCCTGCCCGCGTCCCGTCGGGCGAACTGAAGTTCGTCCTGCTGGCCTCGCTCGATCTCTCCAAGTTCGTGGCGAATCACCATCGGCGCTTGCCGGGTGTTGAGATCCTGCTGCTCGACCGCGACGGCACCGTTCTGGTCTGGACCCGGGGGACGCACGAAACCGTTCATGGCGGCGACACGATTCGCGACACCGCGCTCTATCGCTTCGCGTCGGAGAGCCCGACGGCGCGGGTGGGTGCAGTCGCCGAGGCCGGTGGGCGGATCGACTATTGGGCGGTCGCCGGGCCGGGCAAGGTCGATACGGGCCTGTTCGTCCTGCTCGGGGTGCCAAGGGCCGAGATCCTGGCGCCGGCCGACCGACGCCTGTGGCAGGACATCGTCGTGCTGGTGGCCGTATCGGTCGCGGCCTTCGCCGCCGCCTGGCTGATCGCCGAACTCGGCGTGCGCCGGGAAGTGGTGCGCATGTCGACGATGGCTTCGCGTCTCGGGAAGGGCGACCTGTCCGCCCGCATCCCGCTGCCCCATCCCAAGGGGGAACTCGGTGCGCTCATGGCTGTGATGAACGGGACCGCCGAGTCGCTCCAGCGTCAGCGCGAGTCGATCGAGGAGCTCGATCGCAAACTGCACCAGGCGCAGAAGATGGAAGCCATCGGCCAGCTGACGGGCGGCGTGGCGCACGATTTCAACAATCTGCTCACCGTCATACTCGGCAACGCCGAGGCTCTCGCCGACCGGCTCGACGACCGGGCCGAGTTGCGCCGCCTGGCCGAGATGACGGCGTCCGCGGCCGAGCGCGGCGCCGAACTGACGCGCCGCCTGTTGGCCTTCGCCCGCCGGCAGGCACTCGAACCCCGGTCGATCGATCTCAACCGACTGGTCGGCAGCATGGATGGCCTGTTGCGCCGTACGCTCAGCGAGGAGATCGACCTGGAGATCGTGCGAGGCGGCGGCCTGTGGATCGTCGAGACCGATCCCGGGCAGATGGAAGTGGCGCTGCTGAATCTGGCGATCAACGCGCGCGATGCCATGCCGGGTGGCGGCCGCCTCACCATCGAGACGGCAAACGTCTCGCTCGACGACGCCTATGCGAGGGTCAACGAGGACGTCGTCGCCGGCCAGCATGTGATGGTCTCGGTATCGGACACCGGCACCGGCATGGCGCCGGAAGTGCTTGCCCGGGTCTTCGAGCCCTTCTTCACGACCAAGGAGGTCGGCAAGGGCAGCGGGCTTGGCCTCTCGATGGTCTACGGGTTCGTCAAGCAATCCGGCGGCCATGTGAAGGTCTATTCCGAGGTTGGGCAGGGTACGACGATCAAGATCTACCTTCCGCGCGCTGCCGCCGACAGCGAAGCGCCACCGCTGTCGCCCCAACGCAACGAGAAGGGCGGCAATGAGCATGTGCTCGTGGTCGAGGACGACGCTCTCGTCCGCGAGCATGCGACATCGCTCCTGAGGGACCTCGGCTACCGCGTGACCGCGGTGGAAGCCGGCCAGCCGGCGCTCGAGGCACTGCGCGGTCACGCCGACATCGCCCTGCTCTTCACCGACATCGTCATGCCCGGCGGCATGAATGGCCGGGAGCTCGCCGACGCGGCACGCCGATTGCGGCCTGGCTTGGCGGTGTTGTTCACGTCCGGCTACACCGAGAACGCCATCGTTCATCATGGACGGGTCGACACGGGCGCGGAGCTGCTGGGCAAGCCCTATCGCCGCCATGAACTGGCGGGCAAGGTCCGCAAGGTGCTCGATGCCGGATACGCCGCGCGCGGCGGAGCCCGCTAG